The Magallana gigas chromosome 6, xbMagGiga1.1, whole genome shotgun sequence genome includes the window TCATCGTATTAAGAGGGGGACCCAGAAAGTAACCCTAACCCTGTATACAGCATATCAATTTTGGTACAAATATTAAACGTTTAGCGAGACATTTCTAATgtatgatcaaccaaaatttcagcgtcaatcaaGCAAAATACAGAGCTAAAAATTTTGCTagattttaaacttggtatttcctattcaacatctaaaatgaaaacaaaaaatggcCTCATATCTGTGTACAAAGCCCTGTTTTTTGCTTATTatttgaagcttaacactcaaatacggttagtaaatagaaattgtaaacaattaaacagaaGAGACATGCACTAAAACATAGAGCacgatttatttttcaaaatgaatcatttatatACCTAGCTattacatatttccgtcagcgatattaaactctgttTAAACTGATTAAACTCGAGAAAAAgctgagcatctcaacaaaacacgTTGCACTAATCAACCATTAGGCAAAAGATcataccgaattaccaatagaatgaattgtatttagtactttgtttatatatcagattttgcttatttGCGCAGGCAAACAgtcaactgtctgatttaccgaagtctatgtttgatttgatacgtaaacactacaaaatacaggcgatagttccccaaattacaaaacataaatgatatgaaaatgaacgaaaatcaaaacaagctaaaataatacaaccgttaaatatgaaaactgtcaacgcattgaactattaaacctcaatttacttcacaaaatcggctctaatgtatcttgcatgtttcaaagatacTCTTTGCACGCAATTTATCATTcaacatggctgctttaaacaaagaacctacTTTTACATCGTCCCCTTTTAGAAgaatggaataccgaaccccaAGTTAAAATCTGATCTAAACAGGCATTTccttcattattattttcataataactaAGAATTGAAGAAGAATAAGCCCATacttttgcaatttatatttccctttccataaggaatatttatgctaaattacgttgaaattgacacagcagttctgaagaagaagattttttaaaatgcacccccctttttgtaCATTTTCGAGGTTTTTTCCGCTTTGAATGAAGATCgatcttttatttctgcaatttatatttgccttaccAGAAGGAGTTATgtgtcaaatttggttgaaataggTCAAGAGGGTTTAGAGAAGAAgtccaaaatgtaaaaagtttacagacgcaCGGACAAacgtggattgtgggtttttttgcttgtttgtGGGGATCTAATTTCGTGGATGAGTCAGTTTTTAGTTTCAGTAGGTAAACCAAAccttttataattacttttcgccgaggatttaaattcgtgggcgagagctacccacgaataccacgaaaattgagccaccacgaattctaatggtTCAACAGtatttaatattgttaataCACATAACCTACTTTGGGGCCACAGCGCAATTAGTGTCAGTGAAAGGAAACATTTATCTTCTTTACTTCATCGTTATATTAAAGACACAAAAAGATTTAGTTGATGTTTGTAcatcatttaaaatgtatttataactgCCATATGATCTGTTGACCGCACATGTGTATACATAAtctgtattgtattatatacttttattgGGAGAGGGTGGTCTAAGTTTTTTAACTTGTGTACGATCCCAGTTGAAATTTTGTACGATaatatatgttcaaatcaattaatatttaattaaacttgatttataattttttttggtaattttattgttaatagCGATATAAACATGTATGGCATTTACCCTGCTGTTGTCCCGCCGAGACACTGGAATCAGATTAACCTTTCTTAATCGAgatgcaaaattatataaaatataggaGAATGAGCTTTGGAATTTCTTTTCAGGGTATAAATATCTGATTACAGGCTGATAGCgttgaatgattatttttttatgtcgCCGGTCCTACACCAGgccgtgcagacaaattgaatactgcGCGTTTTGCTGGCCACCCAGCCTTGGTtctttggagaaaaaaaacaatatttgtctGGCTTTCTAGCTAAGACTACTCAATCTGCTTATGTTTCTGTCTtcccacaaatgtttatttaaaaataaaatttggtgttttgACTATTTTTACAACGTgttatttcacttgaaaccagcttCATTATTAACTTGTTTCGACGCAAGAAAAAGGTAGTTACTACCTATCGAAAGCcaaaggtcttgttaaaatggttctatcagACATGGTGAATAGATTTCAGGCAAGTAAACTGGTGGGCAACTTTACAGTAAAGAAAACTGGTCATGTGATTGTATCCTGGCTCAGGACTTCATATGATTTCTACAACTAAGCTGATTAACCTGAAATCACCACAGGTCTTTTTTAAGCTAATCATCTAATGTTTTAGAAAAGTCGAAGTATTTTTTcgaaatgttataaaatttattgaataattacTATACACAGGTAAAACGTTATTTATTTAGAATGTATATGAGCATAATGGTATGATACAACAATAAAAACTTTGGAAGCCACAATTCACAGCTAAACATTCAACAGCGCTGACCTTTTACTGCAAACAACAAATCTAATTCCCAAATATACTTGTACAGTTACAAAGATATGGTGAAAAATAGTTTTCTTCAATTTAGGAAAcgtaaacatgaaaaatatgtaATTCATCAAGCAATCTAGCAAAACCATAATAGTTagatatacaaaattatattaagCATTTCAATTGTTTCAGGAAAATGGgttcctttatatatatatatatatatatatatatatatatatatatatatgccacAACAATAACAATGTTATTTCTTGTTTGTAGAACCCCGCGCGCTCGTACTGGAATAAAATTATACAAGtaatattatacataattattaatttccTGCATCCAGGAAATTGTGctgttttctgttttatttccgctctattttttggcattttgaataatttaaatttataaatcttaaacaaatagtAGAAATATAACTGTccgatgaaattaaatttatttacattccGCCTTAAACTTCTggctacaaaaaaataattttttaatcactCGCCCGCTCGTACCCTTTTACACTGAATGTCCGACGAACAGGAAATTTTATTGGTGTGGCCATAtatagttttgttaaaaaaaaagaagacataaTCTTTTATTATCAAGTCACTTAAGATACTTGATGATTTTGATGCAGTCATTGTCACATTCTCCGACCCAAAGattttcttcttcatccaaGCTCAAAACAAACGGATCCTGCAAACCACACGTGATGTACCGTAAGAACTTTCCGTTTCTGTCGGTTACATGAACGCAATTATTATCTCGATCTACGACCAGAATACGACAGGAACTGTCCGTTGCGATCCCGTGGGGATAGAACTCTTTGAAGCTGCGCGATAGGCATCCGGTATAACGGAAGCGAAATTCTCCGGATTTTTTCATCGAAATCACAGCGCATGCGTTCCAGTCAGAAACACAGATGTCACCATTTCCGTTTTCACAAATATACATATTGTTTCGGCTGACAGAAAATAATGGTTTCCCAGTTTCATCAAATTGGaattctttgtttaatttttcctTGGTGAATAAACCCACTTTGCTTTCTGTATAATCATTACGTCGCATGCACACCAACAACTCTCCGTCTGAATTGAAGCAGAGGCCATACGGTATCCAGTCGGACATATCGACAAACTTCTCGATCTTGGTCTTGTTTACTAAATAAATGCATGTTTCTTCCTTGTGAGAGAATGCTATATTGCCATCATTATTCATCGCTATATCTTTCTGACTGTTTCCAGTTGCGGCACTGAAGCATTTCAAAGTAAAACCCGATCTGTCTAGTTGTTTAATCTTTTCGTCATCTCCATAAATCCAAACCTTTTCCGTGGACTCGCAGCAgattcctttaatttttttacactttGTTGGGAGAACATCAAGAACAACTGGCTCTTCCATCATCATTTGTGTTGAAACCATGGTAACATCGCCCGTTTTACTTATGGTAAAACCTGGAAGTGTTGAGTGTACAGATGGCTGAAGAGACACAATCTTTTCAATGAATTCTTCTTTTTTCACGTCTGGCAAAGTCAGTTTGGGTGGTC containing:
- the LOC105335496 gene encoding tripartite motif-containing protein 2, which translates into the protein MKFFHTHQSLSNRNHQVPECQDHPGESRNLYCQDCNVPICSLCLTANHKRHGAVELSEILGKTRSNVTEDLKELHRFEREYSMIVEDRDIKIKKYTEQSNQEKSSLKTIGQIWHDIIDKAIETIEHKLADMVNEDLQILRVEKDKVQNLYQIIKGCIEQNKHILKEEKSLKMLEYKSIVEELRLVPSMRDVRPPKLTLPDVKKEEFIEKIVSLQPSVHSTLPGFTISKTGDVTMVSTQMMMEEPVVLDVLPTKCKKIKGICCESTEKVWIYGDDEKIKQLDRSGFTLKCFSAATGNSQKDIAMNNDGNIAFSHKEETCIYLVNKTKIEKFVDMSDWIPYGLCFNSDGELLVCMRRNDYTESKVGLFTKEKLNKEFQFDETGKPLFSVSRNNMYICENGNGDICVSDWNACAVISMKKSGEFRFRYTGCLSRSFKEFYPHGIATDSSCRILVVDRDNNCVHVTDRNGKFLRYITCGLQDPFVLSLDEEENLWVGECDNDCIKIIKYLK